From the genome of Devriesea agamarum, one region includes:
- the hisB gene encoding imidazoleglycerol-phosphate dehydratase HisB produces the protein MTTTSDAAASHPAKSHATTQALSESHNSAPEPGQPQPRRARIERTTSESSVIVDLTIDGSGHCDIQTGVAFYDHMLTALGTHGRFDLRIQAHGDTHIDVHHTVEDTAIVLGQALRQALGDKRGIRRFADACVPLDEALAHCVVDVSGRPYCVHSGEPAGQEYHLIGGHFTGSLTRHVLESFAHHAAICLHMRVLAGRDPHHIVEAQFKALARALRTACEHDDRVGDIPSTKGLL, from the coding sequence ATGACCACTACCTCTGACGCGGCCGCATCACACCCCGCAAAGAGCCACGCCACGACCCAGGCGCTATCCGAATCCCACAACAGTGCACCTGAACCGGGGCAGCCTCAACCGCGCCGCGCCCGAATCGAACGCACCACATCAGAATCCAGCGTCATCGTTGACCTCACAATTGACGGAAGCGGACACTGCGATATCCAAACCGGCGTTGCGTTCTACGACCACATGCTGACTGCGCTCGGCACTCACGGACGGTTCGACCTGCGCATCCAAGCCCACGGCGACACCCATATCGACGTTCACCACACCGTTGAAGACACCGCAATCGTGCTCGGGCAAGCATTGCGCCAAGCCCTCGGAGATAAACGCGGAATCCGCCGATTCGCCGATGCCTGTGTCCCGCTCGATGAAGCACTGGCCCACTGCGTGGTGGACGTGTCCGGCAGGCCCTACTGCGTTCACAGCGGTGAACCCGCTGGCCAGGAATACCATCTCATCGGTGGACACTTCACCGGTTCTCTGACCCGTCACGTGCTGGAATCCTTCGCTCACCACGCAGCGATCTGCCTACATATGCGCGTGCTCGCCGGAAGAGATCCGCACCATATCGTCGAGGCGCAGTTCAAAGCCCTCGCACGGGCACTGCGCACCGCCTGCGAACACGATGATCGGGTGGGGGACATCCCCTCTACGAAGGGATTGCTATGA
- the hisH gene encoding imidazole glycerol phosphate synthase subunit HisH produces MTGVNGAQTASLHVVVLDYGSGNVRSVVRALAAQGATVELTADPDTVMAADGLVVPGVGAFAACMSQLRKAGAPALIDRRLAGGLPVLGICVGMQVLFTSGEEHGVRSEGLGQWPGAITRLNAPVVPHMGWNTVDVPPGSRLFQGIEDQRFYFVHSYAAHSLDLDTYGPFPAPHLTWSQHGNDRFLAAIENGPLSATQFHPEKSGAAGGRLLRNWLATLPQRGGIRKPGEGDATCCTDT; encoded by the coding sequence ATGACCGGGGTCAACGGCGCACAGACGGCATCATTGCACGTAGTGGTGCTGGATTACGGTTCCGGCAATGTTCGTTCAGTAGTGCGTGCGCTCGCCGCCCAGGGCGCAACCGTGGAACTGACCGCTGACCCCGACACGGTCATGGCCGCCGACGGACTGGTGGTACCGGGCGTTGGCGCCTTCGCGGCATGTATGAGCCAGCTGCGAAAAGCCGGTGCCCCCGCCCTCATCGACCGTCGATTAGCTGGAGGACTCCCGGTACTCGGCATCTGCGTAGGCATGCAAGTTTTGTTCACCTCCGGAGAAGAACACGGCGTACGCAGCGAAGGCCTCGGACAATGGCCCGGCGCGATCACCCGTCTAAACGCACCAGTCGTCCCCCATATGGGATGGAACACCGTGGACGTGCCGCCGGGATCCCGGCTATTCCAGGGCATTGAGGACCAGCGTTTTTACTTCGTCCATTCCTATGCGGCCCATAGCCTGGACCTCGACACCTACGGCCCGTTCCCCGCCCCGCACCTGACCTGGTCGCAGCACGGCAATGACCGATTTTTGGCGGCGATTGAAAACGGCCCGCTCAGCGCCACCCAATTTCATCCCGAAAAGTCTGGAGCCGCGGGAGGTCGTTTGCTGCGCAACTGGCTAGCCACCCTGCCCCAGCGCGGTGGCATTCGTAAACCCGGTGAAGGAGACGCCACATGCTGTACGGATACCTGA
- the priA gene encoding bifunctional 1-(5-phosphoribosyl)-5-((5-phosphoribosylamino)methylideneamino)imidazole-4-carboxamide isomerase/phosphoribosylanthranilate isomerase PriA, producing MTTPILDLLPAVDVADGQAVRLVQGEAGSETRYGAPLDAARVFERAGARWLHLVDLDAAFGRGSNADLLAEVVASVSMDVELSGGIRDDDSLARALATGCRRVNLGTAALENPEWTERVIAEHGDKIAVGLDVRGTTLAARGWTRDGGDLWETLARLDAAGCARYVVTDVQRDGTLTGPNLELLRQVCEATSAPVIASGGVSNLEDLAALRTLVPAGVEGSIVGKALYAGAFTLDEAFEVAGRP from the coding sequence ATGACCACCCCGATTCTCGACCTCCTTCCCGCCGTCGATGTCGCCGACGGACAGGCCGTTCGCCTTGTGCAAGGCGAAGCCGGGTCTGAGACCAGGTACGGGGCGCCGCTGGATGCTGCCCGAGTGTTTGAGCGAGCGGGAGCCCGGTGGCTGCATTTAGTGGATCTCGACGCCGCATTCGGACGGGGCAGCAACGCTGATCTGCTTGCAGAAGTCGTGGCGTCGGTGTCCATGGACGTTGAGTTATCCGGCGGAATTCGCGACGACGACTCACTTGCCCGCGCGCTCGCCACGGGGTGCCGCCGGGTCAACCTCGGCACCGCAGCCCTTGAAAACCCCGAGTGGACAGAGAGGGTCATCGCTGAGCACGGCGACAAAATCGCGGTCGGCTTGGACGTGCGCGGAACCACCCTGGCCGCACGAGGATGGACTCGCGACGGAGGCGATCTGTGGGAGACTCTCGCCCGGCTCGATGCCGCTGGCTGCGCACGCTACGTCGTCACGGATGTTCAGCGCGATGGCACCCTTACCGGCCCGAACCTGGAGCTTCTGCGGCAGGTATGCGAGGCCACCTCCGCCCCGGTGATCGCATCGGGTGGAGTCTCCAACCTCGAGGACCTCGCTGCTTTGCGCACCCTCGTTCCGGCAGGTGTCGAAGGCAGCATCGTCGGTAAAGCCTTGTATGCGGGCGCATTTACGCTGGATGAAGCCTTTGAGGTGGCGGGTCGGCCATGA
- a CDS encoding SseB family protein, with the protein MTDTAGTPWAGRGHVTNPFAGDRGEINPQVAEALARFDAGDDEAAVGVVQTLAGQRVLVPVLAVSTEEEVTADGHRADNAAEMSMVTLSGPDGTLALPVFTCVSAMTAWNPQARPVPMVIEQAAQAAVAEECTVLVVDAARARPLVLGRGVLWALAQGRAWIPPWEDPDVMAVLQTLPQQDSRICAVSAGPGQRREVDIALHLIDGLDEQELQDVVAGVESALAVSQAVAERVSSLRIVLRRRDI; encoded by the coding sequence ATGACCGATACCGCGGGGACTCCGTGGGCTGGGCGCGGGCATGTCACAAATCCCTTCGCGGGTGATCGTGGGGAGATAAACCCTCAGGTCGCCGAGGCACTTGCGCGCTTTGATGCAGGTGACGATGAGGCTGCCGTCGGGGTGGTGCAGACTCTGGCTGGTCAGCGAGTGTTGGTGCCCGTGCTCGCAGTCAGCACCGAGGAAGAAGTTACGGCTGACGGGCACCGAGCCGACAACGCCGCCGAGATGTCGATGGTTACGCTATCTGGTCCCGATGGCACCCTGGCCCTGCCCGTCTTCACCTGCGTATCCGCGATGACAGCCTGGAACCCGCAAGCCCGCCCGGTCCCCATGGTTATTGAACAAGCAGCGCAAGCGGCTGTTGCGGAAGAGTGCACCGTGTTAGTGGTGGATGCTGCGCGTGCACGTCCGCTAGTTCTTGGTCGGGGAGTTCTGTGGGCATTAGCGCAGGGCCGCGCATGGATCCCGCCCTGGGAAGATCCCGACGTGATGGCCGTGCTCCAAACGTTACCGCAGCAGGATTCACGTATTTGCGCGGTGAGTGCGGGACCGGGACAGCGGCGTGAGGTTGATATTGCGCTCCATTTGATTGACGGTCTCGACGAGCAAGAGCTGCAAGATGTCGTCGCCGGAGTGGAAAGTGCTTTAGCTGTGTCCCAGGCTGTCGCGGAACGCGTGAGTTCTTTGCGGATCGTATTGCGGCGTCGCGATATCTGA
- a CDS encoding MFS transporter, giving the protein MALSQYRQVLHRPGAASLLILGFIARIPFSTMGLLLTLHTVTTLGETYFAAGLIVTASTLGSAISSPWRGRLVDKYGLRRALLPSVIVEAVVWLVAPHVGYWLLLPLALVGGLFNVPIWSVIRVALAIMVPASLRRSAYALDSVFTEIVYMIGPAAITVVAVVIGTRPSMMIVGVAVALAGLGLMWANPPTRSDDMTIPAKLDAPLDVMENAALAADGELGEKRAREDHDIRSARTPDGRITARRQLLQPGGIAALVATAVGSMIITATDVSVVAVLGPDKNTVLIGIVIATWCVGSAIGGLAYGALRTAISPLWVLFILGALTIPIMWAHSVWQVALLILVAGLGCAPIIASTGDAIAQRVPEEARGEAMGWHGSAMTVGAAVGGPIIGFVIDTLSPGWGFGVSGMIGVICAVAGLLATRHHRMKLRAALARS; this is encoded by the coding sequence GTGGCCCTTTCCCAGTACCGCCAGGTGCTTCACCGCCCGGGCGCAGCTTCTCTCCTCATCCTTGGTTTCATTGCTCGCATCCCATTTTCGACGATGGGGTTATTGCTGACCCTGCATACCGTGACGACTCTGGGCGAGACTTATTTTGCGGCAGGCTTGATTGTGACCGCCTCGACGTTGGGGTCAGCAATTTCATCGCCGTGGCGTGGCCGGCTCGTCGATAAATACGGGCTGCGCCGGGCACTGCTGCCCTCGGTCATCGTGGAAGCTGTGGTGTGGCTGGTGGCCCCGCATGTGGGGTATTGGTTGCTGCTACCGCTGGCTTTAGTCGGTGGTCTGTTCAATGTGCCGATCTGGTCGGTGATCCGGGTTGCCCTAGCGATTATGGTTCCGGCATCGCTCCGGCGCAGTGCCTATGCCCTGGACTCTGTGTTCACCGAGATCGTCTACATGATCGGTCCCGCCGCTATTACGGTGGTCGCCGTGGTCATTGGAACCCGTCCGTCCATGATGATCGTCGGGGTTGCGGTTGCTCTGGCCGGGCTCGGTCTGATGTGGGCGAATCCGCCCACCCGCAGTGACGATATGACCATCCCTGCAAAACTGGATGCCCCGTTGGACGTGATGGAAAACGCGGCGTTGGCTGCGGACGGTGAACTGGGCGAAAAGCGTGCCAGGGAAGACCATGACATCCGGAGTGCCCGCACCCCGGATGGTCGCATCACTGCCCGTCGTCAGTTGCTTCAACCCGGTGGGATCGCAGCTTTAGTGGCAACAGCTGTGGGCAGCATGATCATTACGGCAACCGACGTCTCTGTTGTGGCCGTTCTCGGTCCCGACAAGAACACAGTGCTGATTGGGATTGTGATCGCTACCTGGTGTGTGGGCTCGGCAATTGGTGGATTGGCATACGGCGCTTTGCGTACGGCGATCTCACCTCTGTGGGTGCTCTTTATTCTGGGTGCTCTGACGATCCCGATTATGTGGGCGCATAGTGTGTGGCAGGTTGCGCTGTTGATTCTGGTTGCGGGGCTTGGATGCGCACCGATTATTGCCTCGACCGGGGATGCGATTGCTCAGCGAGTTCCGGAGGAAGCCCGGGGCGAAGCCATGGGATGGCACGGTTCGGCTATGACCGTCGGTGCGGCGGTAGGTGGCCCCATTATCGGTTTCGTGATTGACACGTTGTCTCCGGGGTGGGGGTTCGGCGTGTCCGGGATGATCGGCGTGATCTGCGCGGTCGCTGGTTTGCTGGCTACGCGTCATCACCGTATGAAGCTTCGGGCTGCGCTAGCGCGGAGCTAG
- a CDS encoding DUF1844 domain-containing protein — MADVSAVEIITTAAVHLMSAAAVKIGLADDEDTGHYQDLAEARKLITALAGLITAGAPEIGGDHARSLRDGLRSLQLAFAEALPFPDAPGEGPGEKYTGRVS; from the coding sequence ATCGCCGACGTGTCGGCCGTCGAAATCATCACCACCGCCGCCGTCCACCTGATGAGTGCCGCAGCGGTCAAGATCGGCCTCGCGGACGACGAAGACACCGGCCACTACCAGGACCTTGCCGAGGCCCGTAAACTCATCACCGCTCTGGCTGGCCTGATCACCGCCGGAGCACCGGAAATCGGCGGCGACCATGCTCGCTCACTCCGAGACGGCTTACGCTCCCTCCAGCTAGCATTCGCCGAGGCGTTACCCTTCCCCGATGCACCGGGAGAAGGTCCCGGCGAGAAATACACCGGCCGCGTCAGCTAG
- the infC gene encoding translation initiation factor IF-3, with product MRVSEVRLVGPGGEQVGIVRLDDALRLAREADLDLVEVAPDARPPVCRLMDYGKYKYEAAMKSREARKNQANMDLKEIRMNLKIDKHDYETKRGHIERFLSGGDKVKVTIRFRGREQSRPEMGIRLLSRLAEDVSEHGFVESHPRQDGRNMVMVIGPTKKKAQARAEARKRKTDAEKAQRSAAAGSGAAKAETATASE from the coding sequence ATCCGCGTCTCCGAGGTCCGACTCGTCGGACCGGGCGGCGAACAGGTCGGCATCGTGCGATTGGACGATGCGCTGCGACTCGCACGGGAGGCCGATCTCGATCTAGTCGAGGTCGCCCCCGACGCTCGTCCGCCGGTGTGCCGACTCATGGATTACGGCAAGTACAAGTACGAGGCCGCCATGAAGTCTCGCGAGGCGCGGAAGAATCAGGCGAACATGGATCTTAAAGAGATCCGTATGAACCTGAAGATCGACAAGCACGATTACGAGACCAAGCGCGGGCATATTGAGCGCTTCCTGTCCGGCGGAGACAAGGTGAAAGTCACGATCCGTTTCCGCGGTCGTGAGCAGTCCCGCCCAGAAATGGGCATTAGGCTGCTGTCGCGCCTGGCGGAAGATGTGTCCGAGCATGGATTTGTCGAGTCGCACCCCCGCCAAGACGGTCGCAACATGGTCATGGTGATTGGCCCGACCAAGAAGAAGGCGCAGGCTCGGGCGGAGGCGCGCAAGCGTAAAACCGACGCCGAAAAGGCCCAGCGTTCAGCCGCTGCGGGGAGCGGTGCAGCGAAGGCAGAAACCGCCACCGCCAGCGAGTAA
- the rpmI gene encoding 50S ribosomal protein L35 has product MPKNKTHSGTKKRVRVTGSGKLMREQVGTRHLNEHKSAKRKRRLGLDTAVAKSDVKRVKRLLGR; this is encoded by the coding sequence ATGCCGAAAAACAAGACCCATAGCGGTACGAAGAAGCGCGTGCGCGTGACCGGATCCGGCAAGCTCATGCGCGAGCAGGTCGGCACTCGTCACCTCAACGAGCACAAGTCGGCCAAGCGCAAGCGTCGCTTGGGCCTGGATACGGCAGTTGCCAAGTCCGATGTCAAGCGCGTTAAGCGACTCCTCGGGCGCTGA
- the rplT gene encoding 50S ribosomal protein L20 has translation MARVKRAVNAQKKRREILEQASGYRGQRSRLYRKAKEQVLHSMTYNYRDRKVRKSDFRRLWIQRINAAARANGMTYNRFIQGLSLAGVGVDRRMLAELAVNDQAAFAALVEVAKKALPKDVNAPAA, from the coding sequence GTGGCACGCGTGAAGCGGGCGGTTAACGCCCAGAAGAAGCGTCGGGAGATCCTCGAACAGGCTAGTGGTTACCGTGGACAGCGTTCACGCCTGTACCGCAAGGCCAAAGAGCAGGTCCTCCACTCGATGACCTACAACTACCGCGACCGGAAGGTGCGCAAGTCCGACTTCCGTCGGCTGTGGATTCAGCGCATCAACGCGGCAGCTCGTGCCAACGGCATGACCTACAACCGGTTCATTCAGGGCCTCAGCCTGGCAGGCGTGGGCGTGGACCGCCGCATGCTGGCCGAGCTCGCCGTCAACGACCAGGCAGCGTTTGCCGCCCTGGTCGAGGTTGCGAAGAAGGCACTGCCCAAGGACGTCAATGCGCCGGCCGCCTGA
- a CDS encoding TrmH family RNA methyltransferase: MTPHISEHERPDDAMLANPRSDRVRRISALSGRSLRRRTGLFRVEGPQAVRSLVRYRSDLLCELYATPEAARRHPDILDRCTGKVLTVTDEVLAAMVSARTRDDDTGPAQTMVTPQGIVAVARTEHTALADLQPILTAGATARTSLTIAVMHEVRDPGNAGTVIRAADAAGAQAVILTRASVDVFSPKVVRSTAGSLFHLPVITGADLGETLNVLRTAQVQTLATSGRAEHDLFTANLSARRAWIFGNEAHGLDADALANADMRVRIPLKGRAESLNLAMAATLCLFSGTGSSTHPEHAPG; the protein is encoded by the coding sequence ATGACCCCTCATATCTCTGAGCACGAGCGTCCGGACGACGCAATGCTGGCTAACCCTCGGTCCGACCGAGTCCGCCGCATTAGCGCCTTGTCCGGGCGCTCGTTGCGTCGACGTACCGGGCTATTCCGAGTGGAAGGTCCGCAGGCAGTGCGCTCCCTCGTGCGTTATCGCAGTGACCTTCTCTGCGAGCTGTATGCAACACCGGAAGCCGCCCGCCGTCACCCGGATATCCTCGACCGCTGCACCGGCAAGGTTCTCACGGTGACCGACGAGGTTCTGGCCGCCATGGTCTCTGCCCGAACCCGAGACGACGATACTGGGCCCGCGCAAACTATGGTCACGCCCCAGGGGATCGTGGCGGTTGCGCGCACTGAACACACCGCACTAGCTGACCTGCAACCGATTCTGACTGCCGGTGCAACTGCCCGCACCAGCCTCACAATCGCTGTTATGCACGAGGTCCGGGACCCAGGGAATGCCGGAACCGTGATCCGCGCTGCAGACGCCGCCGGTGCACAGGCCGTCATCCTCACCCGTGCCAGCGTCGACGTGTTCTCCCCCAAAGTCGTGCGCTCCACAGCAGGTAGCCTCTTTCACCTGCCGGTGATCACCGGTGCTGATCTTGGCGAGACCTTGAACGTCCTGCGCACAGCCCAGGTGCAAACGCTTGCAACCTCCGGACGCGCAGAACACGACCTATTCACCGCCAATCTGTCTGCGCGACGGGCATGGATCTTCGGCAACGAAGCGCATGGGCTCGACGCCGATGCTCTGGCCAATGCTGATATGCGGGTTCGGATTCCTTTGAAGGGGCGCGCGGAGTCATTAAACCTCGCGATGGCGGCCACCCTCTGCTTGTTCTCCGGGACTGGTTCGAGCACTCATCCAGAGCACGCCCCAGGCTAG
- a CDS encoding bifunctional copper resistance protein CopD/cytochrome c oxidase assembly protein: MTTNASLEQQANASDAPAISGRRSLGVLAALFAPVMILSAIVGLLITGANAASATGLVPESFAVSWGFPVVRALHHCAMLLCVGALVIVVLFLPAASRERTGDLDGARAVITRHAAWAAGAWAVLGLAMNLMTYLDAIGDLGGTRDVLGGFIDYALRVGLGQIQLASTIFVIAAAHFLALARRINTVCWGFAFVVVAVLLLGLAGHSGSSTDHLNAVNALAVHLIAVSVWVGCLVVLVIERRVIGDQLGVVIARYSPFAFACFIAIAISGIINAAIRLTGPADLLTTSYGWVVSAKILLMVVLGVFGWWQRHHHLGWWAEHERRGTSPGFLRTTVNETLLMALVIGISIALSRSAPPQPQSFPQNLRVEALVGYAPPASPFNMETLFTQWRIDWIMLGVALTMAGLYIAGVVRLMRRGDSWSAWRTVPFLLGCLAFIWVMSGGPAAYGMVLFQAHMVQHMALMMVVPPLWVLGAPVTLLTRAVAPRTDGSRGIREWTLVVMHSRYARILSFAPVAGVLFAGSLVAFYFTPLFTIAMFDHLGHVLMTVHFLASGYLFSWVLIGVDPSPHPLNHTLRLITLLVTLSFHAFFGVAVISSTDILGMPWYQALGMYGPEQLALNQRIGGSIMWGISEIPTVLLGIGVIIQWTTSDERRARQWDRKADRDGGAELAAYNEKLRQLAARDGD; encoded by the coding sequence GTGACCACCAACGCGTCGTTGGAGCAGCAGGCGAACGCATCCGATGCCCCGGCGATCTCTGGGCGACGCAGCCTCGGAGTTCTCGCCGCACTGTTTGCCCCGGTGATGATTTTGTCGGCCATTGTTGGACTCCTCATCACCGGCGCCAACGCCGCCTCAGCTACCGGTTTAGTTCCCGAAAGCTTCGCCGTGTCGTGGGGATTCCCGGTTGTACGCGCTTTGCATCACTGCGCGATGCTGTTGTGCGTCGGTGCCCTGGTGATCGTGGTGCTATTTTTACCGGCGGCCTCGCGCGAGCGGACCGGTGACTTAGACGGCGCACGCGCGGTGATTACCCGCCACGCGGCATGGGCAGCGGGTGCATGGGCGGTTCTCGGACTGGCCATGAACCTGATGACCTACCTCGACGCAATCGGGGATTTGGGGGGAACCCGCGACGTACTCGGCGGGTTTATCGACTATGCGCTTCGGGTAGGCCTTGGACAGATTCAGTTGGCGTCTACCATTTTCGTGATTGCGGCTGCTCATTTTTTAGCGTTGGCGCGGCGTATCAATACGGTGTGCTGGGGATTTGCTTTCGTCGTGGTCGCGGTTTTGCTGCTCGGACTCGCAGGGCATTCAGGGTCTTCCACCGATCACCTCAACGCGGTCAATGCGCTGGCTGTCCATCTGATTGCCGTGTCGGTTTGGGTGGGCTGCTTAGTGGTGCTGGTCATTGAGCGGCGGGTGATCGGTGACCAGCTCGGTGTCGTGATAGCCCGGTATTCGCCGTTCGCGTTTGCGTGCTTCATTGCCATTGCAATCTCTGGAATCATTAACGCCGCAATCCGGTTAACAGGTCCGGCGGATTTATTGACTACCAGCTACGGCTGGGTGGTTAGCGCGAAAATTCTGCTAATGGTTGTGCTTGGGGTTTTCGGATGGTGGCAGCGTCACCATCATCTGGGCTGGTGGGCAGAGCATGAGCGTCGCGGAACCTCTCCAGGGTTTTTGCGCACCACCGTGAATGAGACGCTGCTGATGGCCTTGGTGATCGGCATTTCGATTGCGCTGTCGCGGTCGGCTCCTCCGCAGCCGCAGTCATTCCCACAGAATCTGCGGGTGGAGGCACTGGTGGGGTACGCGCCTCCAGCGTCCCCGTTCAACATGGAGACCCTGTTCACCCAGTGGCGGATCGATTGGATCATGCTGGGTGTTGCGCTCACGATGGCGGGGCTCTATATCGCAGGGGTGGTGCGATTGATGCGCCGAGGGGATTCCTGGTCGGCGTGGCGCACGGTGCCGTTTCTGCTCGGTTGCCTCGCTTTTATCTGGGTGATGAGCGGTGGTCCGGCCGCGTACGGCATGGTGCTGTTCCAGGCGCATATGGTCCAGCACATGGCTTTGATGATGGTGGTGCCGCCGCTATGGGTGCTAGGTGCTCCTGTCACTCTCTTGACCCGGGCGGTCGCTCCGCGCACAGATGGGTCGCGGGGGATCCGAGAGTGGACCCTGGTGGTCATGCATTCTCGGTATGCCCGTATCTTGTCGTTCGCGCCGGTTGCTGGGGTGCTGTTCGCGGGGTCACTGGTCGCTTTTTACTTCACGCCGCTGTTTACCATCGCGATGTTCGATCACCTGGGCCATGTGCTGATGACGGTGCACTTTTTGGCATCTGGATATCTTTTCAGTTGGGTTTTGATTGGGGTGGATCCGTCACCGCATCCGCTGAACCATACGTTGCGCCTGATAACCCTGCTGGTGACTCTGTCTTTCCACGCGTTTTTCGGGGTTGCGGTGATTTCGAGCACGGATATTCTCGGCATGCCGTGGTATCAGGCATTGGGAATGTACGGGCCGGAGCAGCTCGCGTTGAACCAGCGAATCGGTGGCTCCATTATGTGGGGTATATC